The genomic stretch TTGACGATCTTATCGTCTCTTGTGAACACAGTATAAAGGTTTCTATTTAGAAGAATAAACGCTTTcacttaatttattaaattgactttttatatgagtgatcattaaaaaaaatgttttggattGATTAATGCTCAAATATAGATGTATAGCTACATTGcaaatataacaaaatgttGTCCTTGAAGAAAAACTAATGTTTATTCCTTCCACTTTTTTGCATGCAAGTCACGACATCTCCCATGACTACAATTTGAGAAATGCTGTTGTGTTCAGCATGCCTCTTGTCCATTATTTTCACAGATGTAACTGGCATAGAGGATGTGAAGAGTCATGAAGAAGTGGAGGAATAAACTGACCCCTCTATCGCTTAGAAATTATCTTGTAGTCTCCTGATCTGAAGATGTTCCTTTCccagaaacaaagaaataaacgtAGAGGGCaacgtgacattttttttaagcaaccAAGTTGTTAAATGCTTTTAATAGAGCTAGCCGGGCTCTGTTTACTCTGCAGCGTCGAGCTAACCGGGCTCTGTTTACTCTGCAGCGTCGAGCTAGCCGGGCTCTGTTTACTCTGCAGCGTCGAGCTAGCCGGGCTCTGTTTACTCTGCAGCGTCGAGCCAGCCGGGCTCTGTTTACTCTGCAGCGTCGAGCTAACCGGGCTCTGTTTACTCTGCAGCGTCGAGCTAGCCGGGCTCTGTTTACTCTGCAGCGTCGAGCTAGCCGGGCTCTGTTTACTCTGCAGCGTCGAGCTAGCCGGGCTCTGTTTACTCTGCAGCGTCGAGCTAACCGGGCTCTGTTTACTCTGCAGCGTCGAGCTAGCCGGGCTCTGTTTACTCTGCAGCGTCGAGCTAGCCGGGCTTTGTTTACTCTGCAGCGTCGAGCTAACCGGGCTTTGTTTACTCTGCAGCGTCGAGCTAGCCGGGCTCTGTTTACTCTGCAGCGTCGAGCTAGCCGGGCTTTGTTTACTCTGCAGCGTCGAGCTAGCCGGGCTTTGTTTACTCTGCAGCGTCGAGCTAGCCGGGCTTTGTTTACTCTGCAGCGTCGAGCTAGCCGGGCTCTGTTTACTCTGCAGCGTCGAGCTAGCCGGGCTCTGTTTACTCTGCAGCGTCGAGCTAACCGGGCTCTGTTTACTCTGCAGCGTCGAGCTAGCCGGGCTCTGTTTACTCTGCAGCGTCGAGCTAGCCGGGCTCTGTTTACTCTGCAGCGTCGAGCTAGCCGGGCTCTGTTTACTCTGCAGCGTCGAGCCAGCCGGGCTCTGTTTACTCTGCAGCGTCGAGCCAGCCGGGCTCTGTTTACTCTGCAGCGTCGAGCCAGCCGGGCTCTGTTTACTCTGCAGCGTCGAGCTAGCCGGGCTCTGTTTACTCTGCAGCGTCGAGCTAGCCGGGCTCTGTTTACTCTGCAGCGTCGAGCTAGCCGGGCTCTGTTTACTCTGCAGCGTCGAGCCAGCCGGGCTCTGTTTACTCTGCAGCGTCGAGCCAGCCGGGCTCTGTTTACTCTGCAGCGTCGAGCTAGCCGGGCTCTGTTTACTCTGCAGCGTCGAGCTAGCCGGGCTCTGTTTACTCTGCAGCGTCGAGCCAGCCGGGCTCTGTTTACTCTGCAGCGTCGAGCCAGCCGGGCTCTGTTTACTCTGCAGCGTCGAGCC from Biomphalaria glabrata chromosome 9, xgBioGlab47.1, whole genome shotgun sequence encodes the following:
- the LOC129928186 gene encoding uncharacterized protein LOC129928186; this encodes MVACDNPSSTLQSKQSPVSSTLQSKQSPASSTLQSKQSPASSTLQSKQSPASSTLQSKQSPASSTLQSKQSPASSTLQSKQSPASSTLQSKQSPASSTLQSKQSPASSTLQSKQSPVSSTLQSKQSPASSTLQSKQSPAGSTLQSKQSPAGSTLQSKQSPAGSTLQSKQSPASSTLQSKQSPASSTLQSKQSPAGSTLQSKQSPAGSTLQSKQSPASSTLQSKQSPASSTLQSKQSPASSTLQSKQSPAGSTLQSKQSPAGSTLQSKQSPAGSTLQSKQSPASSTLQSKQSPASSTLQSKQSPASSTLQSKQSPVSSTLQSKQSPASSTLQSKQSPASSTLQSKQSPASSTLQSKQSPASSTLQSKQSPASSTLQSKQSPASSTLQSKQSPVSSTLQSKQSPASSTLQSKQSPASSTLQSKQSPVSSTLQSKQSPASSTLQSKQSPASSTLQSKQSPASSTLQSKQSPVSSTLQSKQSPAGSTLQSKQSPASSTLQSKQSPASSTLQSKQSPVSSTLQSKQSPASSIKSI